ACCCAGATGGCTGCCGACGGCCTGCAGGCCTTCGGCATGATCGGCACCGTACTGTGGACCATGCTGCGCATCGGTGCGGTGACCATGGCCATGCCCATGGTCGGCACCCGCGCGGTGCCGGCGCGGATCCGCGTGATCCTGGCCGGCACCCTTGCCATCGCGTTGGCACCACTGCTGCCGCCGGTACCGGACTGGACCGGCTTCGATGCCGCCACCGTGCTGACCATTGCGCGGGAACTGGCCATCGGCGTGTCCATCGGCTTCCTGCTGCGCCTGGTGTTCGAAGCCGGTGCGCTGGCCGGCGAACTGATCGCCCAGGGCACCGGCCTGGCCTTCGCGCAGATGAGCGACCCACTGCGCGGCGGCACCTCCGGCGTGATCGGGCAGTGGTTCTACCTGATGTTCGGCCTGCTGTTCTTCACCGCCAATGGCCACCTGGCGCTGATCTCGCTGGTGGTGGACAGTTACCGGGCACTGCCGATCGGCGCCCCGCTGCCCGACCCGCACGCGTTCTTCAGCATTGCCCCGACCTTCCTGCTGACCGTACTGCGCGGCGCACTGACCCTGGCCATCCCGCTGACGGTGGCGATGCTGGCGGTCAATCTGGCGTTCGGCGTACTGGCCCGCGCCGCCCCGGCGCTGAACCCGATCCAGTTGGGCCTGCCGGTCTCGCTGCTGCTGGGCCTGTTCCTGCTGGCCCTGCTGGCCGGTGAAATGGGGCCGCCGGTGCAGCGCTTGTTCGATGCCGCCTTCCAGGCTGCGGACGCGGTTACACACTGACCTGATCATCACGTTTTACTGGTTGCCATGCCTTCGTTTCTGTAGAGCCGAGCCCATGCTCGGCTGCCATTGGCCGGAGCGCTAGCCGAGCATGGGCTCGGCTCTACAGGGGCGCAATTTCACGTCTTGCCGCTTGAAGTCCCCCCGGGTCCACGCGTTAGAGTGAATGCGCGGCGCCCAGGGGGACGCCGCGTCTGGTCGACGCACTGCGTCGGCCTGCCTCATGCATGCCCCACCGTGGTTTCCGTCGACAGGCAGGTCCGGGAGACTGACGAATGCTGGTAGGCACGTACAATCCTTGGCTGGTGGCGATCTCGTTGCTGGTCGCCGTGATGGCTTCGTACACCGCGCTGGCGATGGCCGGGCGCACCGTCACCGCACCAGGCAAGGGCGCGGCGTGGTGGTGGCGCCTGGGGGGCGGCTTCGCCATGGGCCTGGGCATCTGGTCGATGCACTTCATCGGCATGCTCGCCTTCGACCTGCCCATTCCACTGGGCTACGACCTGCCCATCACCCTGCTCTCGCTGGCGTTGGCGATCGCCTCGTCTGTGTTCGCGCTGTGGCTGGTGTCACTGCGCACCCTGCCGCATCCCCGCCTGGCCGGCGGGGCATTGCTGATGGGTACCGGCATCGCCTGCATGCACTACGTCGGCATGGCGGCCATGCGCATGCAACCCGGCATCGACTATGACCCGGGCTGGCTGCTGTTCTCGCTGATGGTGGCGGTCGCCGCCTCGTGGACTGCGCTGTATGTGGCATTCCGCCTGCGCGCGCAGCGCACCCGTGTCGGCGACCGCCTCGCGGCCGCCGGCCTGCTCGGGCTGGCCATCGTCGGCATGCACTACACCGGCATGGCCGCCGCACGCTTTCCGGAAGGCAGCATCTGCGGCGCGGCGGTCGGCGATGGCCTGCAGAGCGAATGGCTGGCCATGCTGGTGGTGCTGCTGACCGTCGCAATCCTGGCCGTGGTGCTGGTGGTGTCGTGGCTGGACCAGCGGGTCGAGGCCCAGCTGCTGCGCCTGCGCAACTCGATGTTGAGCACCTCCCTGACCGACGCGCAGCAGGAGCTGACCCAGGCTGCACTGCATGATCCGCTCACCCGCCTGCCGAACCGCCTGCTGCTGCAGCGGCGCATCGTGCAGGCGCTGGCCGAGGCCGAACAGGGCGGCAGCCGTTTCGCAGTGATGTTCATGGATCTTGACGGCTTCAAGCAGGTCAACGATGCCTATGGCCACCAGGCCGGCGACGCGCTGCTGGTGGCGGTGGCCGAGCGCACCCGCCAGCTGCTGCGCCCCCATGACATGCTGGCCCGCCTCGGCGGCGATGAGTTCGTGCTGGTGGTACGCATCGAGCACGACGAGGATCTGCCTACCCTCGCCCGGCGCATCCTGCAGGCGGTCGGCAGCGGACCGCTGCTGCCGGACAACGAACTTCAGGTAACCGCCAGCATCGGCGTGGCGATCTGCCCCGACCATGCTGCCAGCGAGCGGCAGCTGATGGCGTTTGCCGACGCGGCGATGTACCAGGCCAAGGAGTCCGGACGCAACGCCTTCGTGCTGTTCGCGGACTGGATGAACGACAGTGCCGAGCAGCAGTTCCGGCTGCTGGCCGACCTGCGCCGGGCGATCGGCAGCGACCAGTTGTTCCTGAACTTCCAGCCCAAGATCCGCGTCGCGACGCAGAAGGTGGCCGGCGCCGAGGCGTTGATCCGCTGGCGGCATCCGGAACATGGCCTGATTCCGCCCGATCGATTCATCCGCCTGGCCGAGCGCAGCGGCGCGATCAACGACATCGGGCGCTGGGCGCTGGACCAGGCCTGCCAGCAGCTGCGGCGATGGCACGTTGCCGGTCATGAAGGCTGGTCGATGTCGGTGAACCTGTCGCCGGTGCAGTTCAGCTCGCCGCACCTGCTGCAGGACGTGCGCACGGTGATCGAGCGCCACAACATCGCGCCACGGCACCTGGTGCTGGAAATCACCGAAAGCACGGTGATGCGCGATACCGACACCAGCCTGCGCCTGTTGCAGGCACTGTCGGCACTGGGCGTAGGCATTTCCATCGACGACTTCGGCACCGGCTATTCCAGCCTGCTGTACCTGAAGCGGCTGCCGGCCACCGAGATCAAGATCGACCACGCCTTCGTGCGCGACCTGGAGCACAGCGCCGAGGACGTGGTGATCGTCTCGGCGATCGTGGCGCTGGGCCATGCGCTGGACATGGACATCGTCGCCGAAGGCGTGGAAACCGCCGCCCAGCGCGCCTACCTGGAGCGTCTGGGCTGCGACTACCTGCAGGGCTACCTGCTGGGCCGGCCGGTCGATGCAGCGCGCTTCATGCAGCTGCACGACCTGCCACGGCCGCGGGTGGAACTGGCGCAGAGCCCGCCGCCGCAACACCCGCCCGGATAACGCCTCGCGGCGCGGCCGCCCGCCATCACGGAACGACTCCTTCGACACCCTCCTGTAGAGCCGAGCCTGCGCTCGGCTGCGCTTCGCGCTTGAGCCAACCGCAGCCGAGCATGGGCTCGGCCCTACAAATGCCCCGCGCCTCCTGTAGCGCCGAGCCTGCGCTCGGCTCCCGTATGATGGGCCGCGCGACCGTCATGCAAGGAAGAGCCCGTGGCCCTACGCACTACCCTTGCTGGCCTGTTGCTGGCCCTTGCTGTTGGCCACGCCACCGCCGCTGATCTGCCGTGGTCATTGCCAGCCGATGCTTCCCCGGTCCAGGTCGACGCTGCCCTGCAGACCCTTGGCAAGGGCGTGCTGAAGTCGCCCAGCCTGACCGACGCACAGCGCAGCCACGCGCTGCTTGCGCTGGACCGGACCAGCGAAGCGCGGCGATCGATCCAGCAGGCACGCGCATCGCTTGCAAGCGACGGTGATACCGCGGCGGTGCAGCGCTGGGTGCCGATGCTGCTGCTCGCCACCGCCGGCGAGCAGGACGCAGCGGGGTATGCGCGTGCCTTCCACAGCACCTTCGCTGCCCTCGACGACGTTGCCGCGGTGCAGGCCGATGCCGCGCTCTCGGCTGAGCCAGCCCCGGTGCGCGCGCAGCTGGAGCAGGCCATCGCCGCGCAGGCGGGGGCCGCGACCGTCACCGAGGCCGTCGCCCTGGAACTGCTGCGCCTGCGGGCGGTACTGCGTGCACAGACCCTTGCCGCCGCACTGGCCCCTGCGCTGGTCGCCGCGGAAGAGCAGCGTCGCTTCGTCATCGACGATGCCCTGCGCATCCCCGCCGGCGATGGCGTCGTGCTGTCGGCGCAGCTGGCACGGCCACGCGCCGCCAGGGCTCCGCTGCCTGCAGCAATGCTGTTCACCATCTACACCGATCCACCCAAGAACCGGCAGAAGATGCTGCTGGCCGCCGCACATGGCTACGCCGGCATCGTGGTCGATGCCCGTGGCAAGGGTCGGGGCATCAGCACCATCGCTCCCTATGAGCATGACGGCGGGGACGCCAACGCAGCCATCGACTGGATCAGCCACCAGCCGTGGAACGATGGCCGGGTGGCCATGTATGGCGGCAGCTATGAGGGCTTCACTGCCTGGGCGGCGGCGCGCCATCACCATCCCGCACTGAGGACCATCGTGCCCTACGTTGCCGCCATCCCCGGCCAGGGCCTGCCGATGGAAAACAACGTGTTCCTGAGTGCCAACTACGGTTGGGCGTTCTATGTGGCCAATGGCCCGATGCTGGACAACGACACCTACAACCAGAACGAGCGCTGGTCGCAGCTGCCGCGCCGCTGGTATGCCTCCGGCCGCCCCTACCGGCAGATCGACCAGGTCGATGGCACGCCGAACCCCTGGCTGCAGCGCTGGCTCGACCACCCGGCGTACGACGCTTACTGGCAGTCAATGGTTCCCTATGGCGACCAGTTCGACGACATCCGCATCCCGGTACTGACCATCACCGGCTACTACGACGATGGCCAGATCTCGGCACTGCAGTACTTCAAGGACCACCTGCGGCACCGCCCCGATGCGGACCATGCCCTGCTGATCGGCCCCTACGACCATCGTGGTGCGCAGTCGGCGGTCAAACCGCTGCAGCTGCGTGATTACGCGGTCGACCCCGCCGCGCAGTTCGATACCCCGGCAGTCACCTTCCAGTGGCTGGACCATGTGCTGCGCGGCGCGGCGCGCCGCGTCCTGCGCTGGTGCCCGACCGCGTGAACTACCAGCTGATGGGCGCCAACCGCTGGGGCCATGCGGCAACGCTGGACGCCGCCGCGGGTGCCCACCGCCGCTACCACCTGTCGGCCGCACCCGCTTCGGCCGATGGCTACCACCGCCTGCAGGAACAGCCGCCAGCGCCAGACCAGCTGGGGCAGACCGTGGACCTGGCCGACCGCAATGAAATGCGGCATGGCTACTACCCGTTCCCGATCATCGCAGCACAGGACGAAAGGGATACGGCGCTGTCCTTTGTCACCGATCCCTTTACAGGCCCGATGGATCTGGTGGGCAGCTTCTCCGGCGACCTGAAGGTCCGGATCAACAAGCGCGACTTCGATTTCACCGTCACCCTGTACGAACTGATGGCCGATGGACGCCGGATGCAGCTGTCCTACTACATGGGCCGGGCCAGCCACGTGCGTGACCCGACCACGCGCCAGCTGCTTCAGCCAGGCCAATGGACCCACCTGCCCTTCGACCGCACGCGCATGGTGGCGCGCCGACTGGCCGCCGGCAGCCGCCTGCTGGTGAAGGTGGATGTACTGAAGGACGCGATGCACCAGGTGAACCACGGTACCGGCCGCGATGTCAGCGACGAGAGCGTGGCCGATGCGGGTGAACCGCTGCGGGTGGACTGGCACAGCGACAGCATGTTGTCGATTCCGCTGCAGCCGGTGAAGCCGGACGGATGATTGCGCCGGGCACGGCCCGGCATTGCCCGTGCCGCCGCCCGCCATCACGGAACGGTTCCTGCAACACCCTCCTGTAGAGCCGAGCCTGCGCTCGGCTGCGCTTCGCGCCTGGGCCAACCGCAGCCGAGCGCGGGCTCGGCTCTACAAACGGGCATCCGGTAGATCCACGCCATGCGTGGATGAGCTACCCACCATCACGGAACGGTTCTTGCACGCACCCCGGCATCCCCTGCCGTAGTGCCCCGTGATGTCCGAGAACGAATCCGCCGGCGAAAAGACCGAGCAACCGACCGAAAAACGCCTGCGCGACGCCCGTGAACAGGGCAACCTGCCGCGCTCGCGCGAACTCGGCACGGCCGCCGTATTCGGCGCCGGCGTGCTGGCGGTGATGGCGATGAGTGGCTCGATCGGCCGTGGCGCCACGGCCTGGATGAAGCAGGCGCTGAGCCCGGAACAGAGCCTGCGGCAGAACCCGAAGGAGCTGTTCGGCCACTTCGGTGACCTGCTGCTGCAGTTCATGCTGGTGATCGCGCCGCTGGTGCTGGTCTGCCTGCTGGCCAGCTTCGTCGCCCCGCTGGTGATGGGTGGCCTGCGCTGGTCGCAGAAGGCGTTGCTGCCCGACATCAACCGCATGAACC
This genomic window from Stenotrophomonas maltophilia contains:
- a CDS encoding putative bifunctional diguanylate cyclase/phosphodiesterase, which produces MLVGTYNPWLVAISLLVAVMASYTALAMAGRTVTAPGKGAAWWWRLGGGFAMGLGIWSMHFIGMLAFDLPIPLGYDLPITLLSLALAIASSVFALWLVSLRTLPHPRLAGGALLMGTGIACMHYVGMAAMRMQPGIDYDPGWLLFSLMVAVAASWTALYVAFRLRAQRTRVGDRLAAAGLLGLAIVGMHYTGMAAARFPEGSICGAAVGDGLQSEWLAMLVVLLTVAILAVVLVVSWLDQRVEAQLLRLRNSMLSTSLTDAQQELTQAALHDPLTRLPNRLLLQRRIVQALAEAEQGGSRFAVMFMDLDGFKQVNDAYGHQAGDALLVAVAERTRQLLRPHDMLARLGGDEFVLVVRIEHDEDLPTLARRILQAVGSGPLLPDNELQVTASIGVAICPDHAASERQLMAFADAAMYQAKESGRNAFVLFADWMNDSAEQQFRLLADLRRAIGSDQLFLNFQPKIRVATQKVAGAEALIRWRHPEHGLIPPDRFIRLAERSGAINDIGRWALDQACQQLRRWHVAGHEGWSMSVNLSPVQFSSPHLLQDVRTVIERHNIAPRHLVLEITESTVMRDTDTSLRLLQALSALGVGISIDDFGTGYSSLLYLKRLPATEIKIDHAFVRDLEHSAEDVVIVSAIVALGHALDMDIVAEGVETAAQRAYLERLGCDYLQGYLLGRPVDAARFMQLHDLPRPRVELAQSPPPQHPPG
- the fliR gene encoding flagellar biosynthetic protein FliR: MDAATQMAADGLQAFGMIGTVLWTMLRIGAVTMAMPMVGTRAVPARIRVILAGTLAIALAPLLPPVPDWTGFDAATVLTIARELAIGVSIGFLLRLVFEAGALAGELIAQGTGLAFAQMSDPLRGGTSGVIGQWFYLMFGLLFFTANGHLALISLVVDSYRALPIGAPLPDPHAFFSIAPTFLLTVLRGALTLAIPLTVAMLAVNLAFGVLARAAPALNPIQLGLPVSLLLGLFLLALLAGEMGPPVQRLFDAAFQAADAVTH
- a CDS encoding CocE/NonD family hydrolase C-terminal non-catalytic domain-containing protein, producing the protein MNYQLMGANRWGHAATLDAAAGAHRRYHLSAAPASADGYHRLQEQPPAPDQLGQTVDLADRNEMRHGYYPFPIIAAQDERDTALSFVTDPFTGPMDLVGSFSGDLKVRINKRDFDFTVTLYELMADGRRMQLSYYMGRASHVRDPTTRQLLQPGQWTHLPFDRTRMVARRLAAGSRLLVKVDVLKDAMHQVNHGTGRDVSDESVADAGEPLRVDWHSDSMLSIPLQPVKPDG
- a CDS encoding CocE/NonD family hydrolase; this translates as MALRTTLAGLLLALAVGHATAADLPWSLPADASPVQVDAALQTLGKGVLKSPSLTDAQRSHALLALDRTSEARRSIQQARASLASDGDTAAVQRWVPMLLLATAGEQDAAGYARAFHSTFAALDDVAAVQADAALSAEPAPVRAQLEQAIAAQAGAATVTEAVALELLRLRAVLRAQTLAAALAPALVAAEEQRRFVIDDALRIPAGDGVVLSAQLARPRAARAPLPAAMLFTIYTDPPKNRQKMLLAAAHGYAGIVVDARGKGRGISTIAPYEHDGGDANAAIDWISHQPWNDGRVAMYGGSYEGFTAWAAARHHHPALRTIVPYVAAIPGQGLPMENNVFLSANYGWAFYVANGPMLDNDTYNQNERWSQLPRRWYASGRPYRQIDQVDGTPNPWLQRWLDHPAYDAYWQSMVPYGDQFDDIRIPVLTITGYYDDGQISALQYFKDHLRHRPDADHALLIGPYDHRGAQSAVKPLQLRDYAVDPAAQFDTPAVTFQWLDHVLRGAARRVLRWCPTA